GATCGGAGAAGATAAACATTTTTTCTAACATTatgttctattctatttataTGCATAAGGAATAGAAATATAaaccaatatatattataagtgtTATGTTCATGTTATATAATGTGAATTAGTctgttactatttttttttaccatgtatctttttatttgagCATTCATAAAGAATGTATTATTTTGTTCTCCAATCTGTACTaaccattctatttgggtttagggtttatacttggatttagggtttaatgattaaaatttagagtttagtatttggaaggtgggggttgaggtttgggtttagtgactCTATCATGTATCCATTTGacgattaataaataatatactaTTTCATTCTCGATATGtactatactatatattttgttccattctatttaggTTTGGGATCTacttggatttagggtttaatgagtaggatttaggatttagtatttgaAAGGTGGTGGTTAAGGCTTGGGTTTAGTGACCCTATCATGTATCGTTTCATTTGACGATTAATAAAAAGTGTTCTATTTTGTTCAccaatatatactatactatgtattttgttacaTTCTATTTGGGATTGGGGTATATACTTGGGTTTTTGATCTATAattggatttaaggtttagtgattatgatttagggtttagtatttggaaagTGGGGGTTGAGTTTTGGATTTAGTGataatagtttaaattttagtattcaaaatttagatttagatttagagtttatatatGAGTTTATGGATTATatttggttttagggtttactgattagggtttagggtttagtgattattgtttaggaTTTATTATTTAGATGTTTGTGGATTTGAgatcaaatttattatttagggATTATGATatagttaaattttttatactatTTGGATGATATGAAATATAACAGTCCGATTTAATTGTGAGAAATAAATGGAATATACTATTTATTGTaagaataatttattttcatgaaCAGATTTACTGAGCACAGAAACATATGAAGTAGTTATGTAAATGACGTGGATGGATGTGGTGTCTTCATTTTCAACAGTGCGCAGTAAATATTGACCATACCTTATTTTCTTCAACGTCATCTACGTGATTTATTCACCGGTTATTTGTAGCAGAAGAGGGTATAACCGACTAAACTTGAGCTAAATGTTATTGACTTAATAATGTCAAAATCATTGTCATATTCTTAATTATGCTTCCAAGATTGGCTATTTGGCAAATTAACCcatataaaaacttaaaatttgcaCAATGTTCCGGTGAAATATATAGACTTCGCAATCCCCATTGATCCCAATTCCCTACCGATGCCTGAAACCTTCATCATCTACAATTCCTTTAACCTGAACttttcttatattattattttctacatTGAAGAAGAGAATGTAAAAAGGTTGACGGTCCCATGGCAAAAACTTTGGAGCAATAATAATTTCGCCTATCTTGTTGGTGCCTTGAAAAGATATTGGAATATTCCCAAAAAAGTTCCACCAAGATCTCAGAAACGAACATTGTCTCATCGACCATCGATGTTCGTTGGCACTTCTAATACCCATAGATCAAAGACATAATATATGTCGTCATGGTGGCTGCGGACAGTAACATTAGCTAACTTTCCTTTGTAGTTCATCAAAGTTGAAGTACCTCCCCAATTTATACTCTGCTTCCTAGGTAGTTTGATAAAACTTAGCTTCTATGATCTAACATCAAAACACACTATCATTCTTATATCTGTTGGAGTCCAAACGCCATAATACAAAAACCCATTGATACAGATTCCCGTTGTCAAAGGGTGAAAGGGATATTATCCATGGTAGTGCCTTCAATGTGTCTCCATGAAGGTTTATTATCATCTCCTAGTGTTAAAACCATGTGCTCTTGATATTCTCCAGAAGTTGAAACTATCTTACACATTGCTTTATACTATTGATCATCACTTTGATCGTACCCTAAGCATTTACAAACGCACATACAATTATTACCGTGGATTTTAGGTACGgttatatgtattaaatatgaCATCAATCGTTAGAATTGTATTAAATATGACATCAATCCGCTAAATATGTATTATGACATCAAGCATGTTAACTGGTAATACCCTGAAAACACTGCTCCATGGCTGGCAAATCtgacatgagcaaagcatacGACATGTTATAATGGAGCTTCATCAAAGAGGTCCTAAAAGGACTAGGTAGACATTTGGATTACATGGGTTCTTTAATGTGTGTCTACTGTCATGTATTCATTCTTGACCAATGACTTTGTCTTAGGCAGTGTACAACCACTTCGGGCATGTAAGGCATGTAAaaacgaatatatatatatttattatcttGTGTATTATTAAAAGCCAAGAATTAAAGAAAAGTTTTGATATGTTGTGATTTTAACAATCACtttcatcaaaattaaataactaTGTTAGAAAAAGCAATTAGATCATAATTATTCTCTCTTTCAAAGAAATGCATATTTGGGAAGAAAGAATCCGATAAATAGGATAAGGCTAATATATTTAACTGTATGTGCGTTTACTGAGTAATGTAGTTACTTCACTGAGTAATGCAGTTACCTGAAGCCTGGGGATTGTTGATCCACGAGCAATCCGTAATGTAGTTAACATGTTTACCAGTTCTTATCATTTCCGCTTCTAGATGGAAGGTAGGCGAAGGTAGCTTGCTCTAGGAACTTCACATATTATTCGCGAAGAAAAGGGTGAAATCCGGTTCTTCACTTAGTAGAGCTACCGGGTAGTGTATGACGACCTGTATCTAGCTCGTGGATCTACATATGAGTAATGCAGTTATCTGAAGCCTGAGCTGAGAATCGTACCCTAAGCATTTACTTCAATGAGTAATGCAGTTACCTGAAGCCTGAGGATGTTGATGAGATCAAGACTAGAACTATAAATGTATACGTAGACAAATTTAGCACCAGGCACTGTTGTCTCGAGATTGTTAAGTCTCGCTGTTAACTTTGTGTTAAATGTATCAGCCCAGGGTCTTAACATACTTTCCATAAATTTCTGGGCACGTCTCCTGGCAAGTAACCTAGTGGTAGTGTTCAATATTCTTGTAGCTCTCGCTTGTACGTCAAGAAAGAAGTCACGAGACTTTAGCTGCCTTGATATGTTTCATTTTTACTCCGTGGTACGTTAACGTAGGATACACTTCACCTTCTCTAATATTTAAGTTATATATGTTTTGGATCGTCTAAAgctgaatttaaaaaaaaattcgaaggTCCCTGAAACcatatagtatataaaatacatgatttgtccCGTTGACCTTTTCCCCCGATAAGTCAATTATCTCTTTGGGGACTAAATTTTCAGAGAGTAAAATGGGTATATTCCCCGGATTTGGTGCCTGGATCACTCAGAATACACAACACCCtacaaaatctgaaaaaattGTTAAATCCAAGCCAATGACACAGGCAAAAACTCACGAGGAGAGAGATGAGACGAAGGAGCAATTAAAACTATGGAGAGATGCAAATAAGAAAGAGCAATATCATGAACCTCCTCCTACCGTGAAGGTGAGATCAAATCAGCTAACAATATTACAAAACATTTACCTCTATATATAGATCCATAATTTCATTTACCTAAGACATAAAGATCcataatttgatttatatttttcctATATTTGAAGGTGCGTACAGACCATAGTTCTGGCCTTTCCGATATGAAAATGGAATTTACATTAGGATTGCCACCTCAAGTAGCTTACGACGTTTTAACTAATCAAGACAACATAACATACTCCAGAGAAATCAAAGGCCGCCCACTTTTGGTTTATTTCTTTAACTTATCATTATATAActgtaacaaaaataatagaagAAAAGCAATATTTTAGAGAGTGAGGTTTTTTTTCTCATGAAGAAAGCCGTATCAAGAAAAGTTATACCAGAGAAGGATGAAGATTATCAAGGGAGTATGCTGGACGTGAAGGTTGAGAAAGAGTTGTCATGGAACTTCCTTTTCTTGTCAGGAACTATCCCAATACGTCTACATGTCCTCGAAGACCCAAAAACACTTTATGTGAGAAACGTCTCTCTATCTCTCACGAGAATCAATGTTTAATTAGACCCAAAAACACTTTTTGTTCAAGTCTTGGAAAATTTAATTACGGTTTCTCCTGCTTATTGTCGGTAGGTACACTACATGAAACAGCAAAATGGAATAAGGTTAATGGAAAATTTCGAGGGTAGGTTTACAGTGGAGCCAGTGTATGTTGATGCAGAACGCTTGTGCAAGCACAGGAAGCCAAAGAGTCAAGAAGAATACAGAAAATGTAGTGGTGGAAAAGGATTAATTGCGTCCAAGATTAAAATGAACCAGACTTTTAGGCCTGCTTCTCCTTGGGATCTGCCACTGGTGTCTTCGTACGTTCGCCGGTTCACTGTCAATACCACTAAGAAAGTGGCTGAAGATTTTCAAATGCGGGCTGGCGATATCCGAGGTTTTTGAAATTCACCAAAATCACATTATTATAAATTCGAATAGcataatttttaaagtttaaaatttcgTTATTTTCACCAAACAATGTAAGTATAACAAGTAAGCATGTTTAATTTGTCGTCTCTCATACTTTTCTGGCTATCATATGGCTTGTTTTTAACCACAATATGGCAtgtctaaatatatatatatatatgagtctTTGAGAAATATGCATTCATGTCAAGATTAATTTTAAAGATGGTTGTTTCCCGGCAAGTAGTCTCGCATACAGTTTTGCCTAGAATATTCGACTTCTTTTCTTgaagttttcatgaattttaacccaaaaatcaattaataatGAATGTTGTATACTTGTATTATTTATATACAAACTTATGTTACATCTTATTTCAGATGCGAAATTTCAAACATATAGcctttgtgtgtgtgtgacaTAATATCTATTAGCTTAGCTTATGAACACTCAAGATTATATAAGAACTCTCTTCTTTATTAACTTAGGAAAATCACTTAAAACCTAAGCTCTCACAAATAATCTCTAATCTCACAAGTTCATGGCACAACTCACcatcttcttatatagagatatatattagtaaaaacCTATTTTATCCTAAACATAACTCGAATAGGATTATGATAACTTATTCTCTAAGTTATCTTCAAACTTCAAGTTTATCTCCAACAATCACCCTTTTAAACTTGAAGTCTACTTTCTTCACTTCTTCAACTCCGATGAGGTCTCGCATTTCTTTGAATTTAATCCTTCCAAGTGCTTTGGTTAGTATGTCCGCTTTCTGTTTGTTGCCAGGCACGTGAAGGACTTCTATCTGCTCGTTCTCAACGCATTCCCTTATGAAGTGGTAGCGCTTGTGTATGTGTTTGCTGCGTCCATGGAAGACAGGATTCTTTGTCAATGCTATCGCTGATTTGTTGTCAATGTAGATGGTGGTTCTCTTGCACGTTTCCTTGCTGACTTCTTCAAGTAACTCCTGCAACCAAATCGCCTGCTTGGCAGCTTCAGTGGCGGCCATAAATTCAGCCTCGTAGGATGAGAGCGCTACGGTCTCTTGCTTCGTTGAGTACCACGAAATTGGACAGTCATCGAGATAGAAAATGTGACCTGTGGTACTTCTTCCATCATCCTCGTCGATATTGTGTCCACTGTCCACATAACCTTCCAGTTCTCTCCTACCCGCTTTCTTGTATGAAAGACCATACGAAGTTGATCCCTTTAGATACCTAAGTACCTGCTTGAGAGCTCCTGCATGGGAAACTTTTGATTCATGCATGTATCGGCTCAAAACACCCACAGCATAAGAAAAGTCTGGCCGTGTATGAATCAGGTATCGCAAGCATCCTATTTGCCTTCTGTACTCTTTCTCATCTAGGGATTGCTCGTCTTTAGCCATAGAGAGCTTCAGTCCCGAGTCCATTGGAGCTTGTACAGCGTTGCAATCACTCATACCTGACTCCTCCAATATCTTCTTTGCGTATCTCTCTTGCACAATCTTAATCCCTCCATCATATTGAATGACCTCAATGCCTAGGTAATAGGTTAACAACCCAAGATCACTCATCTCAAAACAAGCTGACATTCCTGCTTTGAACTCCTCTATCATGTCAATACTTGATACTGTGATCAAGAGATCATCTACGTAGACAGCAACAACTAGTAGATGTTCTTTTTCCTGCTTTCGATATAGTGATGGTTCTTTTGAACACTTGATAAACTTCATCTCACCAAGTACCTTGTTTAACTTCTCATTCCAAGCTCTTGGAGCCTGCTTCAAACCATAGAGCGCCTTGTGTAGCTTGTAGACCTTGTGTTCACTGCCTTCAACTACAAATCCTTCAGGTTGCGTGACATAAACGTCTTCTTTCAAGTCTCCATTGAGGAAAGCTGTTTTAACATCTAAGTGGTGTATCTGCCATCCGTGAGATGCAGCTAGAGCAATGAGGAAGCGAACGGTTTCAATTCGAGCTACTGGAGCAAATACTTCTTCGAAATCAATCCCATGCCTTTGGATGTATCCCTTTGCAACAAGCCTGGACTTATACTTGTTTATACTCCCATCTGAGTTCCGTTTTATCTTGAATATCCATTTGAGTCCAATGGCCTTAGCTCCTTGTGGTAACTCAACTAAATCCCACGTCTTGTTCTTGATGATCGATGATATCTCTTCCTCACATGCATCTCTCCATACCTTCTCTTCTACGGCTGTTCTAAACTCCCATGGCTCCTCGTTTATCAACAGCAACAGACGTTCTCCTTCCTCCTCTGCTAGACAAACGTAATCGTCAAGGTACCCTGGTTTCTTACTTACCCTTGTAGATCTTCTCAACTCACTTGTTTCAGTCACATCATCGCTACTGTTTTCAGGTAGGTGGTGCTCTGTTTCGATTGTCTCATCATTtccttcctctgtttcttctttatcttcatcttctctTACTCCTCTGTTTCCATATTGACCAAATGAGATCACTAACGTTCCTGGTTTGTCTTCTTCAGAACTTGATGATGTCCATTCCCACGTTTTCTATTCATCAAAACACACATCGCGGCTTACTACTACTCGTTTGCGGGCTGGATCATATAATCTGTAAGCTTTAGAACCCGGCTCTGTGCCTAGATGATCAAACTCCTTGATCTATCATCGAGTTTCTTTGGGAACGAAGTGTCGACCTTCCCATAGCCTATGCATCCGAAGATTCGCAAGTGCTCAATATTAGGTTTTCTCCCCTTTAGAGCCTCGTATAGCGTCTGATCAGTCAGAGACTTCGTACCAACTCTGTTGATAAGGTACGTAGCATGACGCACAGCCTCGCCCCACAGATGATTAAGCAATGACATATGCTTCAGCATGCTTCTTGTCATCTCCATAagagttttgtttcttctctcgACGACCCCATTTTGCTGCGGAGAGTACGGAGCAGTTAATTGTCGCACTATTCCTGCTTCCTCACAGAAATCATTGAACGCTATAGATGTGAACTCACCACCCCTATCAGTTCTGAAACACTTAATCTTAGCCTTAGTCTCAAGTTCCACAATCGctttgaatttttgaaatttctcaaacgCTTCTCCTTTTTCCTTTAAGAGAATAGACCACATGTATCTGGAGTGATCATCTATAATCACAAAGATGTATCTGTTTCTTGATGCTGTTGACGGGGAGATTGGTCCACAAAGGTCGCCGTGCATAAGTTCCAAGATTCCTTTAGCTCGATATGAGGTTGCCTGTGGAAACGGGCGTCTTGCCTGCTTGCCAAGTAAGCATGATTTACATGTTTCCTTTTCCACGGTTAACTTAGGTAATCTGACGACCAGTTCCTTTCTAACCATAGTTTTCAGTGATTCTGCTCCGATGTGACCAAGTGGTGTGTGCCAGGTTGTAGTATCATCTTGTCCAATAGCTTGGAGGCACTCACTCTCGACTATTTCCATCACAACTTTGTACAGACGGTTCTGTGATCGTCTTGCCTTGACGATCAAGTTACCATCCTTGTCGTGTAGAGTAAGATACTCCTCTTTCATATGGACATCGCAGCCTGACTCAGTAGCCTGTCCTAGGCTGATAATGTTACTTTTAAGCTCGGGAATGAAGTATACATCTGCCAAAGTCTTTCGATCACCGGTTTTCGTACAAAATAGAATTGATCCCTTTCCTTTGATGTCAATCCTTGAGTCATCGCCGAACCTAACTTTCCCTGTAATGGTTTCATCGAGAGCTTTGAAGTAATGTCGATTACCCATCATATGATTACTCGCGCCATTGTCTAAGTACCAAATGTTGTCTCTACTCGTACATGTTTCAAACTCCTTTGGCTTCACGTTTCTTTCGTTCAGATATACCACTTCGTGCATCATCAATGCGTCTGCTTCATGTGTGCCATCTTCTTTAGTCTCATATGTCTCTTGTAGTTTAAGCAATCTGTCCGGGCAGCTCGATGCAAAGTGGCCCTTTTTATCGCATCTAAAACATGTGATCTTTGAGATATCAAACTCTATACGTTCTCCCACGGCCTCGTCCTCCTCTATTATAATAACGTCCTCCTCGACCTATGTTTCTATAATCACCTTGGTAATCTTGATATTCTCTCGTAGATTGTGATTGCGATGCCTCATTCGATGTGTACATCAATTTGTTTTGACTATCGGgagcatcttcttcctcttctgcaCATACCCGCTCCTCGTATGCTTTCAGACGACCAATAATATCCTCGAAACTCGTTGTTTTAAGGTCCAAGACTTGCTCAAGTGAAGCAACTATGTGGATATACCTCTTTCATGGGAGAGAAGAAAGAAATTTCTTTACCAGTTTTGTTTCTTCGATAATTTCTCCCAATGCACTGGATTTTGATGCAATCTCTGATAGCTTCCCAGCAAAGTTATCAATAGTGTCATTGTCTTTCATCTTCAAGCGATCAAATTCGGCCATTAGGGTTTGAAGTCTAGCTTCTTTGACCCTGTCTGCTCCCATATGTCTCGCTTTGATCGCCTCCCACACTTTTTTAGCATTGTCTATGTCTCCGGCTTGTAACACCAGAGTTTCAGGTATCAACTGGAAAATCAATGCAATTGCCATATCATTCTTCTCGATTTCCTCTGTTCCTTGATCAATCACGTCCCATGCTTTGTGTACTGAGAATATCTGTCGTTTGCAAGAACGAAGTTTTAGGAGAATTGAGCTGCCCACTTTCTTATCTTTTATTCGTAGCCGTATGTGTACGAAATTAAGGTGCACTTCAAGCATAACCAATATCTCACGTCTATAATTAACCGACTTTGTACTTCGTACTGATTTAAATTcctcttgtttgattgttgggaTGAAGCTAATCTTTAAAAAGTACAAGCTTTCCCAGAGAAGGCATTGGTTAATGACTCGTTAGAAAAGATCCCCACATGCCTGTTAAGACTTAAGAGAAACGAAAACTGGTAACTTCAATTTTGCCTGACCAAGAAAATGACAACTTAATTCATCACAGAAATCAAATCTAGGTCATACGGATTTATATCGTATCCCAAGTTTTTCCTTTACCATGCTACACCGCTTGGacaatttatgtatattttaaacgATCGATTCGGTTAGTTCAAGATGTAAGAAGTGATGAAATTTTCGTTTCAGATACCGTGTCTTCGAAACAGGTTGGAATGTTAGAAGAGATTTTATGAGGTCAATCTAGTGAGAATCTCCGTTGTTAGATCAATGGGGAGATCTTTGAGACTTGGACGGTCTTTAGACTCGTCTTTGATATGCTTCCATGCATTTAGGTTCTCTAACTATTTATGGTCTACATCACTAGGGAATTTTAGCTATTTATACATAGATTTAATATTAAACCATTGAGGAATAGGAACCTGGTTGTCGTTTGTTGATGTGTTGATATTTATAAGTTGTTCTTATCGTTTCCATATAACGTTCGTTTTAGTTAATTAGATTAGATAAGGAATTAcatgtcgacaaaaaaaaaagataaggaAATAGATTTATAACGAGTTTGAATTAGAAACGagttcacaattttttttttttgtttgagggTGTTGACCATGTTCTAGACACAAAAGACACAGTAACAAAAGTATTTCCTAAAACAATCCCAAACCACACTCTTATTATTCTTTTAACTCAATAATTTCACTCAAGTCCTGTAGGAATACTTTGTTCATGCCTGAAGAAATTCTCAGGATCAAACTTAGCTTTAATCTTCACC
The nucleotide sequence above comes from Brassica napus cultivar Da-Ae chromosome A9, Da-Ae, whole genome shotgun sequence. Encoded proteins:
- the LOC106363176 gene encoding uncharacterized protein LOC106363176; the protein is MGIFPGFGAWITQNTQHPTKSEKIVKSKPMTQAKTHEERDETKEQLKLWRDANKKEQYHEPPPTVKVRTDHSSGLSDMKMEFTLGLPPQVAYDVLTNQDNITYSREIKGRPLLKAVSRKVIPEKDEDYQGSMLDVKVEKELSWNFLFLSGTIPIRLHVLEDPKTLYVHYMKQQNGIRLMENFEGRFTVEPVYVDAERLCKHRKPKSQEEYRKCSGGKGLIASKIKMNQTFRPASPWDLPLVSSYVRRFTVNTTKKVAEDFQMRAGDIRGF